Proteins encoded together in one Deltaproteobacteria bacterium window:
- a CDS encoding (Fe-S)-binding protein: MISAVAMTVMLVAALGCFSWLVIPRFKLVFRAPGEGRIDNPVERVKSVLKFAIGQWRMPREPIAGAAHMMIFSGFMVVALGTVLHIVHAYAPAMVDAFYLETTVGKCYAFIKDIFEYLVLLGVTYGLWRRLKPKVSRVGRSAEGVFVLCMIFTLMVTDFLSFGALLIEHNVQNTAWYPGAAVAKIILEPMGDTAQTVGAVSYWIHCFCVLLFLNFLPLGKHFHVITGIPNVFFRDLKPYGQVPKMVIDLEDEDPKFGMRSAADVEWKMITDVYSCTECGRCTVYCPTALTDKPLTHRGLNLDIKKSLYENKEILLSGDDEKIAGLDDLVGGNIDPETVWACTTCGSCEQECPVFIENVGRIIQMRQYKVMMEGDITPELQRAYQGMENNNNPWGVGFDQRDAWAEGLDIVRMSDWLSDTEASKDNPPLLYWVGCAGSFDDRTKKVTLAMVQILKAANIPFAILGKEEGCTGDAARRTGNEYLFQALAEANVEILNNYGVKNILTTCPHCLHTIKREYPQFDGNFEVIHHTVMIDNLIQEGKLKLKDLGEGTETVALHDSCYLGRYHDIYDAPRNIVNAVPDAELVELPRNKSRSICCGAGGGRFWMEEHIGERINVHRSKEIASMETKSVGANCPFCITMITDGMKDSEVNRDDIPVKDLAEIVASRLDV; the protein is encoded by the coding sequence ATGATCAGTGCCGTAGCAATGACCGTCATGTTGGTCGCCGCGCTGGGGTGTTTTTCGTGGCTCGTCATTCCCCGCTTTAAGCTCGTGTTTCGTGCACCGGGTGAAGGTAGAATCGATAACCCGGTTGAACGGGTGAAGAGTGTGTTGAAATTTGCAATCGGACAGTGGCGGATGCCGCGTGAGCCGATAGCGGGTGCAGCTCACATGATGATTTTCAGCGGCTTTATGGTTGTGGCACTTGGAACGGTTTTGCACATTGTCCATGCCTATGCTCCCGCAATGGTCGATGCGTTTTATCTCGAGACCACCGTCGGTAAATGCTACGCGTTTATCAAAGATATTTTCGAATACCTCGTGCTTCTGGGTGTGACCTACGGTTTGTGGCGTCGTTTGAAGCCGAAGGTAAGCCGTGTGGGTCGATCCGCTGAAGGTGTTTTTGTTCTGTGCATGATCTTCACACTGATGGTCACAGACTTTCTAAGCTTTGGCGCTCTTCTGATTGAGCATAATGTTCAAAACACCGCTTGGTACCCAGGCGCAGCTGTGGCCAAAATCATTTTGGAACCCATGGGTGACACAGCTCAAACGGTTGGTGCAGTCTCTTACTGGATTCACTGCTTCTGCGTTTTATTGTTCTTGAACTTTTTGCCTCTCGGCAAACACTTCCACGTTATCACCGGTATCCCGAACGTTTTCTTCCGTGATCTGAAGCCATACGGCCAAGTACCGAAGATGGTCATCGACTTGGAAGATGAAGATCCTAAGTTTGGAATGCGTTCGGCTGCCGACGTCGAATGGAAGATGATTACCGATGTTTATTCATGTACCGAGTGTGGTCGCTGTACCGTTTATTGCCCCACAGCTCTGACGGACAAACCTCTGACTCACCGCGGTCTGAACTTGGATATCAAAAAATCTCTTTATGAGAACAAAGAGATCTTACTCTCGGGCGACGATGAAAAAATTGCCGGCCTAGATGACCTCGTTGGCGGCAATATCGACCCGGAGACAGTTTGGGCGTGCACCACCTGTGGTAGCTGCGAACAAGAGTGCCCGGTCTTTATTGAGAACGTTGGCCGAATCATTCAAATGCGTCAGTACAAAGTGATGATGGAAGGCGATATCACGCCGGAACTTCAGCGTGCGTACCAAGGCATGGAAAACAACAACAACCCTTGGGGTGTTGGTTTTGACCAGCGTGATGCCTGGGCTGAAGGCCTCGATATCGTTCGCATGAGTGATTGGCTAAGCGATACCGAAGCATCCAAAGACAACCCGCCACTCTTGTATTGGGTGGGCTGCGCTGGCTCTTTTGATGACCGAACCAAGAAGGTTACCCTTGCCATGGTTCAGATTCTTAAAGCAGCCAATATTCCGTTTGCCATCTTGGGCAAGGAAGAAGGGTGCACCGGTGATGCTGCGCGAAGAACAGGCAATGAGTATTTGTTCCAGGCGCTGGCTGAGGCAAATGTTGAGATTCTCAACAACTACGGTGTGAAGAACATTCTCACCACATGCCCTCACTGTTTGCACACCATCAAGCGCGAGTACCCACAATTTGACGGGAATTTCGAAGTGATTCACCACACCGTGATGATCGATAACCTCATTCAGGAAGGTAAGCTGAAGCTTAAAGACTTGGGTGAAGGTACGGAAACCGTTGCGTTGCACGACTCATGTTATCTTGGCCGTTACCACGATATTTACGATGCACCTCGTAATATTGTTAATGCGGTTCCGGATGCTGAACTTGTTGAGCTTCCGCGCAATAAGTCTCGCTCTATTTGCTGTGGCGCCGGTGGTGGCCGCTTCTGGATGGAAGAGCATATTGGCGAACGTATCAACGTGCATCGTTCTAAAGAAATTGCGTCGATGGAGACTAAGAGCGTGGGCGCCAACTGCCCATTCTGTATCACTATGATTACCGATGGTATGAAGGATTCGGAAGTTAATCGAGATGATATCCCGGTCAAAGATTTGGCTGAGATTGTCGCATCTCGACTCGACGTTTAA
- a CDS encoding transcriptional regulator, which translates to MAQESSPAAASSALVPTSPVREPSFLGTVYTIARKDILIEWRGRGRINATLFFAILTLLLFSFAMGPESKLLTRVAGGFFWLALLLSSVMSLSESMRIERDNFALEGVRLIPVSPAAFFLGKATVNSLYLWILSLVLMPMVGAVYGISFKLGIMPLLGILALGSAAISAPGTLYAAMAVQARARDALLPLLLFPIVVPALLGSVKATTLVIEGDPMGQLSGWVTLLVVFVVAYWVLCTLLFGRVVEE; encoded by the coding sequence ATGGCTCAAGAATCTTCACCGGCAGCGGCAAGCTCTGCCCTGGTTCCCACTTCTCCGGTGCGAGAACCGTCATTTCTTGGAACAGTCTACACCATTGCCCGCAAAGATATTTTAATTGAATGGCGCGGCCGGGGGCGCATCAACGCAACTTTGTTTTTCGCGATTCTTACGCTTTTGCTTTTTTCGTTTGCCATGGGGCCAGAGTCTAAGCTTCTTACTCGCGTGGCGGGTGGTTTTTTCTGGTTGGCGCTTTTACTTTCGAGTGTCATGAGTTTGTCTGAGTCGATGCGTATTGAACGAGATAATTTTGCTCTCGAAGGTGTGCGGTTGATCCCAGTTTCGCCTGCGGCTTTCTTTCTAGGGAAGGCGACCGTTAACAGTTTGTATCTTTGGATTTTATCGTTGGTGCTGATGCCAATGGTGGGTGCGGTTTACGGTATTTCTTTCAAGCTTGGAATCATGCCGTTGCTGGGCATTTTAGCGCTAGGCTCCGCCGCGATCAGTGCACCAGGCACGCTCTATGCAGCGATGGCAGTGCAGGCTCGAGCACGAGACGCTCTCTTGCCGCTCTTACTTTTTCCGATTGTTGTACCGGCCTTATTGGGCTCCGTTAAAGCAACCACTCTGGTGATTGAAGGTGACCCTATGGGTCAGCTCTCTGGCTGGGTTACTCTTTTAGTGGTCTTCGTGGTGGCTTACTGGGTTTTATGCACGTTGCTCTTTGGCCGAGTTGTTGAGGAATAG
- a CDS encoding YifB family Mg chelatase-like AAA ATPase produces MFARAKSGTVIGVKAHSVVVEAHRGKGLPGMTLIGLARGAVRESAVRVRSAIMASEITLGTQRTVVNLLPAELPKEASALDLPLAVALLAASGIIPESSLENRRFFGELSLGGALEPVRGGVLLADLTREHEEDELILPLACASEAAVIPGVRVLGASSLKEVVDHLLGLVPLSKALAPAPVQSRSSNCLSQVCGQPKARRALEIAAAGGHNLLMVGPPGSGKTMLARSISGILPPLDPTERIEVTRIHSAAGRSGENFLVGERPMRSPHHTASEVALCGGGSMPRPGEVTLAHRGILFLDEIPEFSRRALEALREPLEDGVIHIARAALSLEFPANVLLVAAMNPCPCGYHRGLANSSVARPTKTCMCSFEQIQRYRAKISGPLLDRIDMHVLVDAVPYRAFVEKKSAESSGEVRKRVVAARDLQRARGGEGTLNANLSQPLLDEVSPVDNEMLAVIERAMEKHGLSTRAVNRLRKVARTIADLEGNSRVSATHLEEALSFRVLS; encoded by the coding sequence ATGTTTGCACGTGCAAAATCGGGAACGGTGATTGGTGTAAAGGCCCACAGTGTTGTGGTCGAGGCACACCGAGGTAAAGGTCTTCCGGGGATGACTCTTATAGGCCTTGCTCGCGGCGCAGTCAGAGAGTCTGCTGTTCGGGTACGTTCAGCGATTATGGCGTCTGAAATCACCTTGGGCACGCAGCGCACAGTCGTTAATCTCCTACCTGCAGAGCTTCCGAAAGAGGCGAGTGCTCTAGACTTACCATTGGCAGTTGCCCTTTTAGCAGCCAGCGGCATTATCCCTGAGTCCTCGCTTGAAAACAGGCGATTTTTCGGTGAGCTCTCATTGGGAGGAGCCCTTGAACCGGTTCGTGGCGGCGTTTTGTTGGCCGACTTAACTCGCGAGCACGAAGAAGATGAGCTTATTTTACCATTGGCGTGTGCAAGTGAAGCTGCGGTTATTCCGGGGGTGCGCGTGCTGGGTGCATCGTCGCTTAAAGAGGTGGTCGACCATCTCTTAGGCTTGGTACCGCTTTCTAAAGCTTTAGCGCCTGCGCCGGTTCAATCACGCTCATCGAACTGCCTCTCCCAGGTGTGTGGCCAACCCAAGGCTCGCCGTGCATTGGAGATAGCTGCCGCGGGTGGACACAATTTACTGATGGTTGGGCCGCCTGGCAGCGGCAAGACTATGCTCGCCAGAAGTATCTCGGGCATACTCCCGCCCCTTGATCCTACAGAGCGAATTGAAGTGACCAGGATTCATTCTGCAGCCGGCCGTTCGGGGGAAAATTTTTTAGTGGGCGAAAGGCCCATGCGCTCGCCTCACCACACTGCAAGTGAAGTCGCTTTATGTGGTGGAGGATCGATGCCGAGGCCCGGGGAAGTGACCCTGGCTCATCGTGGAATTTTATTCTTGGATGAAATCCCTGAGTTTTCACGCCGAGCATTGGAGGCATTGAGAGAGCCACTGGAGGACGGGGTGATTCACATCGCGCGAGCAGCACTTAGTTTGGAATTTCCTGCCAATGTTCTTTTGGTTGCTGCGATGAATCCTTGCCCCTGCGGCTACCATCGAGGTTTGGCCAACTCTTCTGTAGCTCGGCCCACTAAAACTTGTATGTGCAGCTTTGAGCAAATCCAGCGTTATCGCGCAAAAATATCGGGCCCGCTGCTAGACCGCATCGATATGCATGTTTTGGTCGACGCCGTACCGTACCGTGCATTCGTGGAAAAAAAGAGTGCTGAATCTTCAGGAGAAGTTCGCAAACGGGTGGTCGCAGCGCGGGATTTACAACGGGCGCGAGGAGGTGAGGGCACCCTTAATGCAAACCTTAGCCAGCCTCTGCTTGATGAAGTTTCACCGGTTGATAACGAGATGCTCGCCGTGATTGAGCGGGCGATGGAGAAGCATGGATTATCCACACGCGCTGTGAACCGGCTGCGTAAGGTGGCTCGTACCATTGCAGATCTTGAGGGGAATTCACGGGTCTCAGCGACGCATTTGGAAGAAGCACTTTCGTTTAGGGTGCTCTCTTAA
- the ccmA gene encoding heme ABC exporter ATP-binding protein CcmA, with amino-acid sequence MNAIALEDLSVRLGKRWVLARLAAELPAGRSILITGDNGAGKTTLLRVMATAIRPTRGKLKVFGLDSKQDTAQIRRLVGLMSHGSHLYDDLTARQNLELVARLSGISVDGIDQILEQVRLNEDADRMAGNFSAGMKRRLIIGRLLLRKPRLVLLDEPFGQLDVAGVDLMTSLVKTFQDDGATVVIATHMHQLGRSLCDLHFEMSGGQFKQVEEVAA; translated from the coding sequence GTGAATGCGATTGCTCTAGAGGACCTTTCGGTCCGACTTGGTAAACGATGGGTGCTTGCTCGATTGGCGGCAGAGCTTCCGGCGGGGAGATCCATCCTCATTACCGGCGATAACGGGGCTGGAAAAACCACCTTGTTACGGGTTATGGCCACAGCAATACGGCCAACCCGCGGAAAACTTAAGGTTTTCGGTCTCGACTCCAAACAAGATACGGCTCAGATTCGACGCTTGGTGGGTTTGATGAGTCACGGCTCCCACCTTTATGATGACTTAACCGCTCGGCAGAACTTAGAGCTCGTTGCGAGACTTTCTGGCATTTCTGTGGACGGTATCGATCAGATTTTAGAGCAAGTCCGGTTGAATGAAGATGCCGACCGTATGGCGGGTAATTTTTCCGCGGGTATGAAGCGGCGATTGATTATTGGCCGCCTCCTATTGCGCAAGCCGCGCCTGGTTTTACTCGACGAGCCATTTGGCCAGCTCGATGTGGCAGGTGTGGATTTGATGACGAGTCTTGTGAAAACTTTTCAAGATGACGGAGCCACGGTGGTGATTGCCACACATATGCATCAGCTGGGGCGTTCCCTTTGCGACTTACATTTTGAAATGTCCGGTGGGCAATTCAAGCAGGTTGAAGAGGTGGCAGCGTAA
- a CDS encoding phospho-sugar mutase, translating into MNQQVKAWIARDPDPKTRQELEELLKNDDQAELQRRFNGRLAFGTAGLRGVLGAGQSRMNQLVVRETTAGLASYLLKSVPGCSERGVVVAYDGRHGSYTFAQDAASVLAAFGFKVHLSTQTIPTPVAAYAVRYFGAAAGIMVTASHNPPEYNGYKVYWGNGAQIITPHDQGIAAEIDKAATQDIPFIPVPEGKESGLIHHFGPLLMEQYLREIITANAWPGSPGISGLKIVYTPLHGVGAEATERALKLAGFGNVYTVKEQREPDGDFPTVRFPNPEEDGAMDLALALAAEVKADLVFANDPDADRLAVALPNDQGSYTMLTGNEIGVVLGSDLINAVPESSRANSCVGTTIVSSRLLSKIAEAHGVEYFETLTGFKWIANKAIAATTAGKDFLMGYEEALGYTVHNVVRDKDGVSAIIAFALQTARLREQGETILGLLKAIYQKYGLFVTEQKSLAIDPHAQGPSIGEKIRANMPTQIAGLNIQSIMDIQNGTRIDTATGQSEAIDLPKSDVLSFILEDNSRVIVRPSGTEPKVKCYYEVIQDFEGTAAYEAVETKAQARLADLIAKHQEELAAQ; encoded by the coding sequence ATGAATCAGCAAGTTAAAGCGTGGATTGCCAGAGATCCTGACCCAAAAACCCGTCAAGAACTCGAAGAACTCTTAAAAAATGATGACCAAGCGGAGCTTCAACGCAGATTCAATGGCCGGTTGGCCTTTGGAACGGCGGGTTTACGAGGCGTTCTAGGAGCCGGACAATCGCGCATGAATCAACTCGTGGTCCGCGAAACCACCGCGGGGCTGGCCAGTTACCTGCTCAAATCGGTGCCCGGATGTAGCGAGCGTGGTGTTGTCGTCGCATACGACGGCCGACATGGCTCTTATACTTTTGCCCAAGATGCCGCCTCCGTCCTTGCTGCGTTTGGATTTAAAGTTCATTTGTCCACTCAAACGATCCCCACTCCTGTGGCTGCTTATGCGGTTCGTTATTTTGGGGCCGCCGCTGGCATCATGGTCACTGCAAGTCACAACCCGCCAGAGTACAATGGCTACAAAGTCTACTGGGGAAATGGCGCGCAGATCATCACACCCCATGACCAAGGCATTGCCGCCGAAATCGATAAGGCCGCCACACAAGATATTCCGTTCATTCCCGTGCCTGAGGGTAAAGAATCCGGTTTGATTCATCACTTCGGACCACTTTTGATGGAGCAATACCTTCGTGAAATTATCACCGCCAACGCTTGGCCAGGATCACCGGGCATCAGCGGACTTAAAATTGTTTATACGCCGCTTCATGGCGTCGGCGCTGAGGCCACCGAGCGCGCACTCAAACTCGCCGGTTTTGGCAACGTTTATACCGTTAAAGAACAACGTGAGCCTGACGGCGACTTCCCAACGGTCCGATTTCCAAACCCAGAAGAAGATGGTGCCATGGATTTGGCTCTAGCTCTTGCCGCCGAGGTCAAAGCCGATTTGGTATTTGCAAATGACCCCGACGCAGACCGTCTTGCAGTAGCACTGCCGAACGACCAAGGAAGTTACACCATGCTCACGGGCAATGAGATTGGTGTCGTACTTGGCTCTGACCTCATCAACGCCGTTCCGGAATCCAGCCGAGCCAATTCGTGCGTGGGTACCACCATCGTTTCGAGCCGGCTCTTAAGTAAGATCGCTGAGGCTCACGGTGTGGAATATTTTGAAACGCTTACAGGCTTTAAATGGATTGCCAATAAAGCCATCGCTGCCACCACTGCCGGTAAAGATTTCCTAATGGGGTACGAGGAGGCTCTCGGCTACACTGTTCACAACGTTGTTCGTGATAAAGACGGTGTCTCGGCCATCATCGCCTTTGCACTTCAAACCGCACGTCTTCGTGAACAAGGGGAAACCATACTGGGGCTCCTCAAAGCCATCTACCAAAAGTATGGTCTCTTTGTAACTGAGCAAAAAAGTCTCGCGATAGACCCACATGCTCAAGGCCCAAGCATTGGCGAAAAAATCAGAGCCAACATGCCCACACAAATTGCCGGTCTCAACATCCAGTCCATTATGGATATTCAAAATGGGACACGGATTGATACTGCAACCGGTCAATCGGAAGCCATCGATTTGCCTAAAAGCGATGTGCTCAGCTTTATTCTAGAAGACAACTCTCGGGTGATTGTACGGCCCTCAGGAACTGAGCCTAAAGTGAAATGTTACTACGAAGTCATCCAAGATTTTGAAGGTACCGCCGCATACGAAGCTGTTGAAACAAAGGCGCAAGCACGTTTGGCTGATTTGATTGCGAAGCATCAAGAAGAGCTTGCCGCTCAGTAA
- the ccsA gene encoding cytochrome c biogenesis protein CcsA yields MIKRIDIGFFALGLGLLIWGHYWGLVVAPPEREMGEVYRIIFVHVPSAWMALLAFTATLIASLIYLFNGSMKADATAEASAEVGVFFNVLTLITGAIWGKPTWGVYWTWDPRLTTAAIMCIAFAGYLALRRFVIEPERRASWSAIVAIIIYADIPLVWFSVKWWNSLHQLQSSPQTVSPDMYLPLRVSAFAFLFLMIAFIRGRYHIARVIQRSELSEPPGPAPGSVT; encoded by the coding sequence ATGATTAAGCGTATTGATATTGGTTTTTTTGCACTGGGCTTGGGCCTTTTGATTTGGGGGCACTATTGGGGTTTGGTTGTGGCTCCCCCTGAGCGTGAAATGGGCGAAGTGTACCGGATTATTTTCGTACATGTACCCTCCGCTTGGATGGCGCTCTTGGCGTTCACGGCAACTTTGATCGCAAGCTTAATCTACCTATTCAATGGAAGCATGAAGGCGGATGCTACAGCTGAGGCAAGCGCTGAGGTGGGTGTCTTTTTCAATGTGCTTACACTCATCACCGGAGCCATCTGGGGCAAGCCTACCTGGGGCGTTTATTGGACCTGGGATCCGCGTTTAACAACTGCCGCGATTATGTGCATTGCCTTTGCTGGTTATTTGGCGCTGCGCCGTTTTGTGATTGAACCTGAACGCCGTGCCAGTTGGTCTGCAATTGTCGCGATCATCATCTATGCGGATATCCCGCTGGTTTGGTTCAGTGTTAAATGGTGGAACAGCCTTCATCAGCTGCAAAGTTCTCCGCAAACCGTCTCACCAGATATGTATTTGCCGCTACGCGTTTCTGCTTTTGCATTCTTATTCTTAATGATTGCTTTTATCCGTGGTCGTTACCACATTGCTCGTGTGATTCAGCGCAGCGAGTTAAGTGAACCACCCGGACCAGCACCAGGGAGTGTGACATGA
- a CDS encoding MBL fold metallo-hydrolase yields the protein MSSHRLSACVILLRPSTKSVTGTEFYLVRRSTSLQFMGGFQVFPGGTVDPIDHEIKVSAEPEQSAMYSCAARELLEETGVLIAHGPSPSPEDLASMREKLLKDGNQWKDLLEKAKLSINAKDFIDVGRWVTPPYTPVRYDAIYFAAMLPEGQKASIIPGELTDGLWLSPEDAISAHNAGEAQITYPVLETLRELVEHRGELMKVQEVMGQRKEGRYSRPGGEILTGIHVIPMKTFTLPPATHTNTYVLGTDEIVIIDPSSPIAEEQDKLIEYLRYLETQGGCVKEIWLTHQHGDHVGAVNRIRSTFNIPVRAHPLTEETLPPDIAVDGYIEADELLILKNSHGKDFRWRAIHTPGHARGHFCFYEENSRSLISGDLILGLGTVVINPPEGNMVDYFASLRGLLELPLGFTFPAHGPPIAASVAKINFYIEHRLMREKMIFEAIEGEMTPAQIVPIVYTEIPEAVYPLAELNVRAHLEKLVSERRVVQNQDSFQVPA from the coding sequence ATGAGCTCACATCGCCTCAGCGCCTGCGTTATCCTTCTGCGTCCTTCCACGAAAAGTGTCACTGGAACCGAGTTTTATCTTGTTCGAAGATCCACAAGTCTCCAATTTATGGGCGGTTTTCAAGTTTTCCCGGGTGGTACGGTGGATCCGATAGACCATGAAATCAAGGTCAGCGCAGAACCTGAACAAAGCGCCATGTACAGCTGCGCCGCCCGAGAGCTACTGGAAGAAACCGGCGTGTTGATCGCTCACGGCCCATCCCCAAGCCCCGAAGACTTGGCATCCATGAGGGAAAAGCTGCTCAAAGATGGCAATCAATGGAAAGATTTACTCGAAAAAGCAAAGCTCAGCATAAATGCGAAAGATTTTATCGATGTTGGCCGCTGGGTCACGCCGCCGTACACGCCTGTGCGCTACGACGCGATTTACTTTGCAGCCATGCTCCCAGAAGGCCAGAAGGCCAGTATTATCCCCGGTGAACTTACCGATGGCCTGTGGCTAAGTCCAGAAGATGCGATCAGCGCACACAATGCAGGTGAGGCCCAAATTACCTACCCGGTCCTGGAGACACTGCGGGAGCTGGTTGAACACAGAGGCGAGCTGATGAAGGTTCAAGAGGTCATGGGTCAGCGCAAAGAAGGGCGTTACAGCAGACCCGGAGGAGAGATCTTAACGGGGATTCATGTGATCCCGATGAAAACATTTACCCTGCCTCCAGCCACTCACACCAACACTTATGTGCTGGGCACCGACGAGATCGTAATCATCGATCCTTCAAGCCCCATCGCTGAAGAACAAGACAAACTCATCGAATATCTGCGTTACCTCGAAACCCAGGGCGGTTGTGTGAAAGAGATTTGGCTCACACATCAGCACGGCGATCACGTTGGCGCGGTCAACCGGATTCGCTCAACCTTCAATATTCCAGTCCGTGCCCACCCCCTCACCGAGGAAACACTACCGCCCGATATTGCTGTCGACGGTTATATTGAAGCCGACGAGCTTCTCATTCTCAAAAACTCGCACGGTAAAGACTTTCGCTGGCGCGCCATTCATACGCCGGGCCATGCACGAGGCCACTTTTGTTTCTATGAAGAAAACAGTCGAAGCCTCATCAGCGGTGATCTCATTTTAGGCCTGGGTACAGTTGTGATTAATCCGCCAGAAGGGAACATGGTTGACTATTTCGCTTCGTTGCGAGGACTTCTGGAGCTGCCGCTGGGATTTACTTTTCCAGCTCACGGACCCCCCATCGCGGCCAGTGTTGCCAAGATCAACTTTTACATTGAGCACCGCCTGATGCGGGAGAAAATGATTTTTGAAGCCATTGAGGGTGAAATGACACCGGCTCAAATTGTTCCCATTGTCTATACTGAAATCCCCGAAGCCGTTTACCCGCTGGCCGAACTCAATGTTCGCGCCCATCTCGAAAAACTCGTGAGCGAACGCCGCGTTGTTCAAAACCAAGACTCTTTTCAAGTGCCTGCCTAA
- a CDS encoding matrixin family metalloprotease: protein MRFLLATLCLFYSATAWPFSISLQQGDEIRWANASIEYELQEDGSDDLEDGSDLGAIRSAVKSWNNVACSSLELIETGTGQGTDTIAITGELDGINRLTWVEDERWPYGSLVLGAATPIYDADGLIVEADITLNGYSASWSTTGEANKGDIESVVVHELGHVFGLQHVLGGHNLGSPPSMSAIMDPDLRGRDLEDDDALGACYLYPAEDYRCLDGCDCPRILERNLLGQERYIGQLNCIDGACNGLGEVILGQVVLGGSCAFEDECADGLFCGPTGFGAYCSKACDLNAPCPEGFECWYWEGIEANGGACMPLELNENSASNAGACLAKPVSTAPCWCDQDDQCDASCECDVDCSGGCTCSANNGSSAMLWLLPIFWISRRFYRRFRGFQSSMRCS from the coding sequence ATGAGATTTTTACTGGCGACTCTATGCTTGTTTTATAGCGCAACGGCTTGGCCATTTTCCATCAGCCTCCAGCAAGGTGATGAGATTCGCTGGGCCAATGCGAGCATCGAGTACGAGTTGCAGGAAGACGGCTCCGATGATCTCGAAGATGGTTCAGATTTAGGCGCGATTCGTTCGGCCGTGAAGAGCTGGAACAACGTAGCCTGCTCCTCGCTAGAGCTTATCGAAACTGGAACAGGCCAAGGTACGGATACCATTGCAATCACGGGCGAGCTTGATGGCATCAACCGATTAACCTGGGTTGAAGATGAGCGATGGCCCTATGGCAGTTTGGTTTTAGGTGCCGCGACGCCCATTTATGATGCCGACGGACTGATTGTAGAGGCCGATATTACTCTCAATGGTTATTCAGCCTCTTGGTCGACGACAGGAGAGGCGAATAAAGGCGATATTGAAAGCGTGGTGGTTCACGAGCTTGGTCATGTTTTCGGGCTGCAGCATGTGCTTGGCGGACATAATTTGGGTTCACCTCCAAGCATGAGCGCCATTATGGATCCTGATTTACGAGGCCGCGACCTAGAAGACGATGATGCCCTGGGTGCTTGCTACCTTTACCCCGCTGAGGATTACCGCTGTTTGGATGGTTGTGATTGCCCCAGAATCTTGGAGCGTAACCTCTTAGGGCAAGAGCGCTACATCGGGCAGCTCAATTGTATCGATGGTGCCTGCAATGGATTGGGTGAGGTGATTTTGGGCCAAGTCGTTTTGGGCGGCTCCTGTGCCTTTGAGGATGAGTGTGCGGACGGGTTGTTTTGTGGACCTACTGGTTTTGGCGCTTACTGCAGCAAAGCTTGTGACTTGAATGCCCCATGCCCCGAAGGTTTTGAATGCTGGTATTGGGAAGGAATTGAAGCCAATGGCGGCGCCTGCATGCCTTTGGAACTCAATGAAAACAGCGCCTCCAATGCGGGTGCTTGTTTGGCAAAGCCGGTGAGCACTGCGCCCTGCTGGTGTGACCAAGACGACCAATGCGATGCCAGTTGTGAGTGTGATGTGGATTGTTCGGGCGGCTGCACTTGCTCCGCCAATAATGGCTCTTCGGCTATGCTCTGGCTTTTGCCGATCTTTTGGATTTCTCGCCGCTTTTACCGGCGATTTCGGGGATTTCAGTCCTCGATGCGTTGCAGCTGA
- a CDS encoding DUF502 domain-containing protein: MPDKKKKSPTFRRTFLTGLIVLTPVLVTIWVVRLVLETVTGAVTPTIQALIRALHIEQTWVQFIAPLIGLILSGFVIYFLGTLAGNVLGRQLISGLERLLMQIPVVRGIYSATRQFLQTFSGDKNKAFSKVVLFQYPREGLWTMGLLTGETRGEVQNETPDNVVSVFVPTTPNPTSGWLIFVPTKDLKVLTMSVDDAFKMIISGGILTPEIAEPAAIEPTEP; the protein is encoded by the coding sequence ATGCCTGATAAAAAGAAAAAATCGCCTACCTTTCGGCGGACCTTTCTAACTGGATTGATTGTACTCACCCCCGTACTTGTCACAATTTGGGTGGTTCGGCTCGTCTTGGAAACCGTCACTGGGGCCGTCACGCCAACCATCCAAGCTTTAATTCGCGCTCTGCACATTGAACAAACCTGGGTGCAGTTTATCGCCCCACTCATTGGGCTGATTCTTTCAGGGTTTGTGATCTACTTTCTGGGCACACTCGCCGGCAATGTCTTGGGCCGCCAGCTGATTTCAGGATTAGAACGGCTCTTGATGCAGATTCCTGTGGTGCGTGGGATATACTCAGCCACCCGGCAATTTCTCCAAACCTTTTCAGGCGACAAAAACAAAGCTTTTAGTAAAGTTGTATTGTTTCAATATCCGCGCGAGGGCCTTTGGACGATGGGCCTTCTCACCGGGGAGACACGCGGCGAAGTTCAAAATGAAACTCCGGACAACGTCGTGAGCGTTTTCGTCCCGACAACACCCAACCCAACCAGTGGCTGGCTCATATTTGTACCGACCAAAGATCTCAAAGTACTTACGATGAGCGTCGACGACGCATTCAAGATGATCATTTCTGGGGGGATCTTAACCCCTGAGATAGCTGAACCAGCAGCTATTGAGCCTACCGAACCGTAA